The window CCGACTGCCGCACCAGCTGTGGACCGTTTCGAGGGGCCGCCACGAACCATGGGAGTACCAGGGCCTCTTGGGTTCTCAGCCGTGTGGGACAACCGCGACGGGGCAGGGAAGGTGGTGAAGCGCCGCGTGTGCGACGGGCCCGAGTTTCCAGGTGAGGTGGGACGGGTGCCGACGACGTCCCACGACGGTGAGCCGGCTGCGCGTGGCGGCGGACATGAGCACATGCGCGGCCGGACCGGTGGTGACCTGTTCCACGACGGAGACTTCGGGGAACTTCGTACGCCACGGCTCCAGCGCGGCGACGAGGCGTGCGCGTTCCTCCGCCTCGTGGGAGCCGTCGGCGTGCCCGGCGGACGTCGGATGGGTGATCAGAGCCGCAGAAGCCAGGGCCCGCACCGCGCGTACGCGTGCTCCCTGCGACTCGGCGGTGGTGAAGGCGAACTCCAGCAGAGGGTTGGCGGTGGCTCCAGACTCCCGGAGGCCGACCACGATCTCGTCCCGGTCCGCCGTGCCGGATGCTCTCAGCCGGCCTCGACGGCGGGATCGCCGGCCCGGACGGTGACGGCCGGGCACTGCGCCAGTCCCAGGACGTGCAGGCTGATGGAGCCGAGCAGGAAACCTGCCATCGAGCCGTGTCCACGGGAGCCGAGCACGAGTAGGGACGCGCTCTCGCTGCGGTCGAGAAGAGCCTGCGCGGCGGGTTCCGATATCAGTTCCGTGGTGAGGGACAGATCGGCGTAGCGGTGGAGCAGTTCGGCCTCGGTCCGGCGCAGCACCTGCTCGCCGTACCGCTGTTTACTGCGGGCCTCCTGCGGGATGGGCACGTTGAGCGGCTGGGTGGTCCAGGAGTGGAGCAGCAGGACGGGCAGGTGCCGGTCCCGGGCTTCGCGCGCGGCCCACCACGCGGCCGTAACGCTCGCAGCGGAGCCGTCGAGTCCGACGACGACAGGTCCGGTCATGGCACACCTCCGGTGTCGGCGCGACAGGTGAGACGAAATGGGCTGCGGAAGGAGAATGGGGCTGCCGCGCATGGTCCCCGCCTCCAGACTCGTCGCCGTACGGCCACCAAGGGGAGGGCCGGACGGTGCGCCCTTGGGGCCCGTACGGCCCAGTGCGGGACGCGGGCGTTCGCCAGACGCTGAGAGCCTCGGAAGCAAGGGCGGGCGGCCCGGCCGAGGCTGCCGGGTCCAGCGCCCGGCCGCGTCGTGCTGCCGCCGCTTCAGCGCGGGGCACTCGGGTTGCGCCCCTGACCGCCCGGAGAGGGGAGAGCCGCGATGAGCGGTCTGGTCGTAGTGGGCGTGGATGGCTCGCCGTCGAGCCTCGACGCGGTGGAGGCCGCGGCGTGGGAGGCCGGCCGACGTGGGGTGGCGCTGAGGCTGGCGCACGCCCTCGCATGGCCGTCGGAGCCTGTGCCGCCCGGTGTGCCGCCCTGGGATCCGAACGGGGCAGGGCTGCATCACGGGACGAACGCCGCATTGGCCGAGGCCGAGCGGCGAGCCCGCAGTGTCGCGCCGCAGGTGGAGATCACGTGCGAGGTCCTCATGGGTGAGCCCGGGGCGGTACTGGAGTCGGAGTCGCGCTTGGCAACACTCACCGTGGTGGGCGAGGGCCCGGCGAGTCGGCGGCATGGCTCGGTCGCCGGGCAGCTGACCGCTCGCGGCACCTGCCCGGTGCTGGTGGTGCGCGGTCGGCCGCACCGAACCGGTCCTGTGGTGCTGGCCGGCGGTGCATCGTCGGCGACCCGGGGAACGGTCGAATTCGCCTTCGCCGAAGCTTCTGCGCGCGGTACGGACCTTGTTGTCCTCCACGCGCATGGGGACGACGACCGGTTCGCGCCGACCGGGCTGCGCAAGAAGTACCCCGACGTCACGGTGCGCTTCCGACGGGTCCGGTACCGGGTGCTGCGCCGCGCTCTCGTAGACGCGAGCGCCGACGCTCAGCTCGTCGTGGTCGGCGTACACGGCAGGCGCCGCGTCGCGGACATGCTGCCGGGGTCGGTCGTCAGGGCGGTTCTGCGTGACGGGCAGTGCCCTGTCGCCGTGGTCCCGGCCGGGACGGTGTGACCGTGGACGGACAGACGACCACCGAGCGGGTACGGGCCGTCCCCGCGGACGAGAGCCCCTTCAAGGTGTCGGACGCCCACCGGCTGACCGCTGCTCAGGTGGCGGCCCGCCTCGACGTCGACCCCGGCGTGGGACTGAGCGCACGGCGGGCTACCGAACGCGGCGCAGAGTGTGGGCCGAACCGGCTGGCCGAACCGGCCCGGCGGCCGGAATGGCTGAAGTTCCTGGACCAGTTCCGCAACTGGCTCATCGGTATCCTGCTGATCGCCGCCGTCGTCGCCGGCGCGATCGGAGACGTCAAGGACGCTGTGGTGATCACCGTCGTCCTGCAGATCAACGCTGTCCTCGGCTATCTGCAGGAGCGACGAGCCGAGCGCAGCCTGGAGGCGCTGCGCCGCATGCTGGTGCCGACCGCCAGGGTCCGCCGTGACGGTACGGAGCAGGTGGTGGAGGCGGACAGCCTCGTACCCGGGGACGTGGTGCTGCTGGAAGCCGGCGACCGTGTACCGGCCGACGGGCGGCTGACCGTCGCGGAGTCGGTGGAGGTGGCCGAGGCCGCGCTGACCGGCGAGTCCCAGCCGGTCGCCAAGGACGTGGCGGCGGTCGGGCGGGCCGGAGAGGCCGAGGTACCGGTCGCCGAGCGCGCCGGCATGCTGTTCATGAACACCGCCGTGACCCGGGGCCGCGCCGAGATGATCGTCACGGCCACCGGCATGCGTACCGAACTCGGCGCGATCGCCGAGGCGTTGCGCACCGGCGCGGAGCCACCCAGCCCGCTCCAGATCCAACTGGACAGTCTTGGGCGGCGGCTCGCGCTGCTGAGCGGCGTCGCCGTCGTCGCCTACGCCCTCACCGCACTGGTGCGTGGCGAGGGGTTGGCGGACATCGCGCTACGGGCGGTGGCCCTCGCCGTCGCCGCGATTCCCGAAGGCCTGCCCGCCGTGCTGGCACTGACGCTGGCCCTGGGCGTGTACCGCATGGCGCGGCGCGGTGCCATCGTCAAGCGCCTCGCCTCGGTGGAGTCGCTCGGCTCGGCGACCGTCGTGTGCAGCGACAAGACCGGGACGCTCACGCTCAACGAGATGACCGTGCGTGCCCTGTGGGCCGCGGGCAGGCTCTACGACGTCACCGGCGAGGGCTACGGGACGGCAGGCACCGTCCAGACGTTCCGGTCCCCAGACCCCGGCGTCCCGCTGGAAGCGGTGCTTCCCTTCGCGTTGTGCAATGACGCGCGCCTGACCGAGAACGGCTTCATCGGCGACCCGACGGAGGCGGCGCTGGTGGTCCTCGCGGCGAAGGCCGGTATGGATGCCGACCAGCTGCGCACAGAGCTGCCTCGTATCGGCGAACTGCCCTTCGACGCCGCTACCAAGTACATGGCCACCTTCCACGCCGAACCCGACGGCCGCACCCGCGTTCACGTCAAGGGCGCGGTGGACGTCCTGCTTGGCCTGTGTGCCGACGTCCGCACCGAAGACGGTGTGCGGGGGCTCGACGACCGGCAACGGAGCGAGATTCTCACCGTGACGTCGGAACTGGGCGGAGCCGGGCTGCGCGTCCTGGGCGCGGCCACCGCCGTCATGGACGGCCCGCCGCCGGCGTCCACTCCGGCCGAGTTGCCCGGACTGACCCTGGTGTCGATCGCCGGCATCGCCGACCCGCCCCGCCCGCAGGCACGGGACGCGATAGCGCTGTGCCGCACGGCCGGAGTCGCTGTCAAGATGATCACCGGAGACCACGCCGACACCGCGGCCGCCATCGCAGGCGAGCTGGACATCGCAGGCGACGTCGTGACCGGCGCTGAGCTGGACAGCATGACGGAGGACCAACTCGCCGCCCGCATCGACGACATCGGCGTGTTCGCTCGCGTCGCACCCGACCACAAGGTCGCCATCGTGCGGGCCCTGGCCAGCCGCGGCCACATCGTCGCGATGACCGGAGACGGCGTCAACGATGCCGCCGCGCTGCGGGCCGCGCACATCGGCGTGGCCATGGGCGTCACCGGCACGGACGTGGCCAAGGAAGCCGCCGACATGGTCCTCACCGACGACGACTTCTCCACCATCGTGCGAGCCGTCCGCGAAGGGCGCGCCATCTACGACAACATCGTCAAGTTCGTCCGCTTCCAACTGGCCACCAACATCGGTGCGATCCTGACCCTGCTGGGCGCCTCCCTGGCCGGGCTGCCCGCGCCGCTCACGGCGGCGCAACTGTTGTGGATAAACATCATCATGGACGGGCCGCCCGCGATGGCGCTGGCCGTCGACCCGGCTCGCGACGACGTGATGCGACACGCCCCGCGTGACCCGGCGGAGCGGATCCTGGACGCCCGCCGGGTCTTCGCGATCGTCCGGGCCGGTGCGGTGATGGCCGCGGGCACCGTGACCCTGCTGGCCCTCGCCCGTGCGCAGCTGGGCCCGGACACCGCCCTGACCATGGCGTTCACCACGTTCGTCCTGTTCCAGTTGTTCAACTCCCTCAACGCCCGCGCGGACGACGGACCCCTGCTCGGCCGCCACCAGTTCCGCAACCGCACCCTGTGGCTGTGCCTGGCCGGCGTCCTCGCCATACAGGTCATCGCCGTCCACCTGCCCTGGGCACGTACGGTCTTCGGCACCGTGCCGCTGAACGCGGCCCAGTGGGCCGTCTGCGTGGGTACCGCATCCACCGTCCTTCTCGCCGAACTGGCCGTGCGGGCCGCGCTGTCGGCAATGCGCAGGACCGGTGCGCCTGCCTGACGCGCAGTCCGTCACCGGCCCCTGTGCCGAGCAGGCCAGCTGTTCAAGAGCGTCCGGATCAGCATTCGGATCGGGTATCCCGATCTGAGGGAGCTGCCGGGTTCGCACGCGGCCCGGCGGCTCGCCCTGCGGGCGGCCCATCGGCCCTCGTCAGGGCCGATGGGCCCCCTGTAAGGACCTGATCGGCCTCTCCGCTCCACGCGTCCCAAGCAGGACGCTGGAATCGCCCCCGATCTGGTACTCGACCCCAGGAGGTACGACCATGTCCCGCACCGTCACCGTGGGCCTCGACGGCTCGCCGGAGAGCCGGTCCGCCGCCGAATGGGCGGCTCGCGAGGCGAAGCTGCGCGGGCTGCCGCTGAAGCTGGTCAACGTCTGGGCGCCGGTGCCGGACCCCATCGCCCAGGCCCCGCTTCTCGGTGGCGAGACCCACCAGCACTGGACCGAGCGGATCCCGCGGGAAGCCGCCGCGGGCCTCCGTCTGCGCCACCCCGGTGTCGAGGTCGCCATGGAGCAGCTCCATGGCCAGGCCATGGAGGTGTTGCCCGGTGTGGCGAAGGAGTCCGAGCTGCTCGTTCTCGGCTCTCGCGGGCTGAGCGGAATCGGCGGTTTCATGGTTGGCTCGGTCGGCATGGCCGTCGTGGCGCACAGCGAGCGGCCCGTCGTCCTCGTACGGGCCGGCGAGCAGGCCGCCGACGAGCACACCCTGGACCCGTCCGGGATCCCGTCCGCCGCCACGCCCTATCGGCCCGTCGTGCTGGGCCTCGACATCGACAGCCCCGACGACGCGGTGATCGAGTTCGCCTTCGACGCCGCGACCCGACGGAAGACCGCCCTTCGCGTGGTCCACGCCTGGAATCCGCCGCCCTACCTCGCCTACGGACTGCCTGCCGACGCCGTGCTGAACACCCTGCTGGCTACGCAGGATGCCGCCGTCCTCACCCAACTGCTGCGTCCCTGGCGGCAGAAGTTCCCGGACATCGAGGTAGTGGAGGAGGCCCGTACCGGCAAGGCCGCCAACCACCTGGTCGACGCCGCGCGTGACGCCTCCCTGGTCGTCGTCGGCCGCCGTGTTCGTCGCTCGCCGTTCGGCGCCCACATCGGACCCATCACGCACGCCGTCCTGCATCACGCCACCGCCCCCGTCGCCGTCGTCCCGCACGACTGACAGTGATGCCCTGGGCGGCTCAAGTCTCGTTGCGCGCGATGTCCGGGGCAGAACGAGACACCTCTCTCGCGTGAGGCCGGTGGATCATCTCCAGGCGGGTTGGCGGATGGCAACACGCACACGAGCGGGCACCGCCGCATCGCTGCGACGGTACCCGTCCTGGGAGCTGGTCCGGCCGGCCGAGCCGGTGAGAGCAGTCAGCGGTTGCGGCTGACGAACGGCAGGCGTGCCCACGCCCTGGCCAGCCCTCGGGTGGCGCCGGCCCCCGCAGCGGCGAGGGTGCTTGATCTGGCGGGGATCAGCCCGCGCCACAAGGGGCTTCGCCCTTCTCCGCTTCGGCCAGTGAGTCGAATGGGCGCAACCGCTACTCGTGGCACTGTCGTTGATGGACGCGCTGAAGGCTCCGTCGGTCACCTCAACAGGAGCACCAGTGCCCACCCGGTGACGGCAGCGACCGTGCCCGCCATCAGCAACCCGGCGAGTACGCCGATGCCCGCGATCAGCAAGGGAGACTGGCCCGGGTGCCACAACGGCATGGTCACTGCGAAGAAGACGGCCAGTCCGGCCAGCCAGGCTGCCGCGGTGGCCGGAATCCATTTCCAGGCGTCGGTGACGTGTCGCTGCAGCACCCACCACTGCGCGGTGCCCAGGCTGAGCAGCACAAGTACCCCGCCGACCGCTGCCAGGCCGGCGACAGCGGGCGAGAAGCCGACCCGCGGAGCCACAAGAGAGGGCAGCAGCCCCAGCATCCAGGCGAAGCCGGCGGCCACCGCCGTTGCGGCCACCCAGCGGCGAGGCCGCAGATCGGGCATCACCCGGGCGAGCACATGGGCCTGAGCCGCGCCCAGCAGTGCTCCCTCTGCCGTCCCCGCTGCCACCAGCATCGGCCAGGCAATCGCCGTGGATGCCTCGCTGGACATGGCCCCGGCGGCCGCCGGGACGCAGAAGCCCGCAGCCTCTCCCAGTGTTGTCCATCGCCACCACTGCCCCCAGAGCCGCAGCCCAGCCGGCGCTGACGGCTCGCCGACAGGGCCTGAGCGCACGGGCTCCGGACTTGGGACACGGTCGGACGACAAGGTGACCACGATCAGGGGATCATCCTTGCTGATCCGGACGTGTGGATGTCGCCGACCGTAAGCCCTTTCCGCTGCGATACGGCCGGCATGACCAGCTGGCATCAGGCGGCCGATGCCTTCGTAGGTCACTCCGCCGACCAGAACACCGACGTGATGGGGCTGGGTGAAGTTCCGCCACCACTGTTTGTCGGCAGCGCGACCTGCGAGCACGACGAGTTGATCGACCTCGCGCGCGTACTGCACAGGCAGTGTCACAGGGCGCCCGGTGCGGCGCCCCAGGAAAGCCAGTGCACACAGGCCGGGCACTGCCGCCTGCCACCGCGATCGGAGCAACGTCAGGACGATGCGGTTCACCCACCGGGTCCGGCGCACCGCTATGGCTGAGACAGCCGCCGGTCTGTTCCCTGCATCCATACCTCAAGGCTCTCTGCGGTCGGAGTTACGTACGCCAGGGCCGAACGGCCCTGGCGTACGTACGGTCGGCCCTACGTGCCGGGCGTGTTCACGCGGCCGTAGTAGGCGGTGCGCATGATCTCTTGCATGTCGTCGAGCATGGGCATCCGCGGGTTGGCGGGTGCGCACTGGTCCTCGTAGGCGTTGAGGGCCTGCCGGGGCAGGGCGTCCAGGAAGGTCTTCTCGTCGATGCCGAGGGACTCGAAGGTGGGCTCGATGCCGACCGCGTCGCGGAGGCGTTCCACAGCGGTGGCCAGGGATTCGACACCCTCCGCAGGGGTGGCGGCGGGCAGGCCCAGGGTGCGGGCGATGCCCTGGAAACGTTCGGGGGCGCGGTAGTTCTCGTACTTCGGCCAACCCGTCAGCTTGGTCGGGACGGTGCCGTTGTATCGGATGACGTGCGGCAGCAGGACTGCGTTGGTGCGGCCGTGGGCGATGTGGAAGGTGGCGCCGAGGGTGTGGGACATGGCGTGGACTATGCCGAGGAAGGCGTTGCCGAAGGCCATGCCTGCGATGGTGCCGGCGTTGTGCATCTTCTCCCGGGCCTCCGACGAAGCCTCGCGGTGGTTCACCGCCGACTCGATGTTGTCGAAGATCAGGCGGATCGCGTGCAGGGCGAGGCCGTCGGTGAAGTCGTTGGCGTACACGGACACGTACGCCTCGATGGCGTGGGTGAGGGCGTCGAAGCCGCTGTCGGCGGCCAGAGCCGGGGGCAGCTCGGTGGTGAGCAGCGGGTCGATGATGGCCACGCTGGGGGTGAGCGCGTAGTCGGCGAGTGGGTACTTCTTGCCTGTCGCGGGGTCGGAGATGACGGCGAAGGGGGTGACCTCGGCGCCGGTGCCTGAGGTGGTGGGGACGCACACCAGGCGGGCGAGCTTGCCCAGGACGGGGAAGCGGAAGGCGCGCTTGCGGATGTCGGAGAACTTCTGCCGCATGTCGGCGAAGTCGACGTCCTCGCCGTCGGCCTGCTGCTCGTACAGCAGCCACATCACCTTGGCGGCGTCCATGGGCGAGCCGCCGC of the Streptomyces sp. T12 genome contains:
- a CDS encoding universal stress protein gives rise to the protein MVGLRESGATANPLLEFAFTTAESQGARVRAVRALASAALITHPTSAGHADGSHEAEERARLVAALEPWRTKFPEVSVVEQVTTGPAAHVLMSAATRSRLTVVGRRRHPSHLTWKLGPVAHAALHHLPCPVAVVPHG
- a CDS encoding universal stress protein; protein product: MTGPVVVGLDGSAASVTAAWWAAREARDRHLPVLLLHSWTTQPLNVPIPQEARSKQRYGEQVLRRTEAELLHRYADLSLTTELISEPAAQALLDRSESASLLVLGSRGHGSMAGFLLGSISLHVLGLAQCPAVTVRAGDPAVEAG
- a CDS encoding universal stress protein, with product MSGLVVVGVDGSPSSLDAVEAAAWEAGRRGVALRLAHALAWPSEPVPPGVPPWDPNGAGLHHGTNAALAEAERRARSVAPQVEITCEVLMGEPGAVLESESRLATLTVVGEGPASRRHGSVAGQLTARGTCPVLVVRGRPHRTGPVVLAGGASSATRGTVEFAFAEASARGTDLVVLHAHGDDDRFAPTGLRKKYPDVTVRFRRVRYRVLRRALVDASADAQLVVVGVHGRRRVADMLPGSVVRAVLRDGQCPVAVVPAGTV
- a CDS encoding cation-transporting P-type ATPase, which produces MDGQTTTERVRAVPADESPFKVSDAHRLTAAQVAARLDVDPGVGLSARRATERGAECGPNRLAEPARRPEWLKFLDQFRNWLIGILLIAAVVAGAIGDVKDAVVITVVLQINAVLGYLQERRAERSLEALRRMLVPTARVRRDGTEQVVEADSLVPGDVVLLEAGDRVPADGRLTVAESVEVAEAALTGESQPVAKDVAAVGRAGEAEVPVAERAGMLFMNTAVTRGRAEMIVTATGMRTELGAIAEALRTGAEPPSPLQIQLDSLGRRLALLSGVAVVAYALTALVRGEGLADIALRAVALAVAAIPEGLPAVLALTLALGVYRMARRGAIVKRLASVESLGSATVVCSDKTGTLTLNEMTVRALWAAGRLYDVTGEGYGTAGTVQTFRSPDPGVPLEAVLPFALCNDARLTENGFIGDPTEAALVVLAAKAGMDADQLRTELPRIGELPFDAATKYMATFHAEPDGRTRVHVKGAVDVLLGLCADVRTEDGVRGLDDRQRSEILTVTSELGGAGLRVLGAATAVMDGPPPASTPAELPGLTLVSIAGIADPPRPQARDAIALCRTAGVAVKMITGDHADTAAAIAGELDIAGDVVTGAELDSMTEDQLAARIDDIGVFARVAPDHKVAIVRALASRGHIVAMTGDGVNDAAALRAAHIGVAMGVTGTDVAKEAADMVLTDDDFSTIVRAVREGRAIYDNIVKFVRFQLATNIGAILTLLGASLAGLPAPLTAAQLLWINIIMDGPPAMALAVDPARDDVMRHAPRDPAERILDARRVFAIVRAGAVMAAGTVTLLALARAQLGPDTALTMAFTTFVLFQLFNSLNARADDGPLLGRHQFRNRTLWLCLAGVLAIQVIAVHLPWARTVFGTVPLNAAQWAVCVGTASTVLLAELAVRAALSAMRRTGAPA
- a CDS encoding universal stress protein, with translation MSRTVTVGLDGSPESRSAAEWAAREAKLRGLPLKLVNVWAPVPDPIAQAPLLGGETHQHWTERIPREAAAGLRLRHPGVEVAMEQLHGQAMEVLPGVAKESELLVLGSRGLSGIGGFMVGSVGMAVVAHSERPVVLVRAGEQAADEHTLDPSGIPSAATPYRPVVLGLDIDSPDDAVIEFAFDAATRRKTALRVVHAWNPPPYLAYGLPADAVLNTLLATQDAAVLTQLLRPWRQKFPDIEVVEEARTGKAANHLVDAARDASLVVVGRRVRRSPFGAHIGPITHAVLHHATAPVAVVPHD